A genomic window from Silene latifolia isolate original U9 population chromosome Y, ASM4854445v1, whole genome shotgun sequence includes:
- the LOC141632264 gene encoding uncharacterized protein LOC141632264: MPLYDVHGQLLDDFYSSDATKLQISTIWSEFYSTLTLIKSLPENHINELTSLVKTFRQKFKPGPEKMTKQQELEMLHGVKSSTEVHILPSVQSKNKGSGKRLMSKKDQTIEKAQKTKRFCNNCKQMAHHDKRNSPNLAVDTSQHSFDHESDIFSLVDSD; encoded by the exons ATGCCCTTGTATGATGTTCATGGTCAATTGTTGGATGATTTTTATTCGTCAGATGCCACTAAGCTTCAGATTTCAACTATCTGGTCGGAGTTCTACTCAACTTTAACTCTGATCAAATCTCTACCTGAAAATCACATAAATGAACTGACTTCATTAGTGAAGACATTTAGACAAAAATTCAAGCCTGGTCCTGAAAAAATGACTAAACAGCAAGAGTTGGAGATGCTCCATGGGGTTAAGTCCTCAACTGAGGTCCATATACTACCCTCTGTTCAATCAAAAAACAAAGGTAGTGGCAAGAGGTTGATGTCCAAGAAAGATCAGACCATTGAAAAGGCACAAAAGACGAAAAGATTTTGCAATAattgtaaacaaatggcacatcACGATAAGCGCAACAGCCCTAATCTAGCCGTTGACACATCACAACACTCGTTTGATCATGAATCCGAT ATTTTTTCACTTGTTGATAGTGATTAA
- the LOC141632263 gene encoding protein FAR1-RELATED SEQUENCE 6-like, translating into MSDEGIQFYETYAIACGFEPRKSSTKRFRSSGDIRTKLIVCHREGFRDSKPIILPITAEEEEPMVKAYYSKKTKVTRIGCKARIFFKFVIKEIDQVQVPLLVVDQFHAAHNHLFSPLKSVKEYVDGYENIGACLTDFKNFGREIKCLIGLKDAQMFQHVVTRLKDAQMFVDFVTRLNSVVWDSDLEPSDFEEKWCMLISEFQLEDNAWLKYLFSKRQSWIPAYYRDIPLGCLLRTTQRFESKNNFFKRLENPHGTLVEFWMRFQSVMDQQRHTLKSLDRDSDHSLPQTKTLLSLEVHASTVYTHALFYEFQQQCVDSLNSCSAGDSSREGSTRFLDVEDSIFHKTYTVAFNPTTFDATCSCKMFERKGYICKHII; encoded by the exons ATGTCAG ATGAGGGTATACAGTTTTATGAGACTTATGCAATAGCATGTGGATTTGAACCAAGAAAATCTTCAACTAAAAGGTTTCGTAGTAGTGGAGATATTAGGACAAAATTGATTGTCTGTCACCGGGAAGGATTTAGGGATTCTAAGCCGATAATTTTACCTATTACTGCTGAAGAGGAGGAGCCAATGGTCAAGGCCTATTATTCGAAGAAGACTAAGGTTACAAGGATTGGTTGTAAAGCTAGGATTTTCTTCAAATTTGTTATTAAAGAAATTGACCAAGTTCAAGTGCCACTCTTAGTTGTTGATCAGTTTCATGCTGCCCATAACCACCTTTTTTCTCCACTCAA GTCTGTCAAGGAATATGTTGACGGCTATGAAAATATCGGAGCTTGTTTGACTGACTTTAAGAATTTTGGAAGAGAAATCAAGTGTTTGATAGGTCTTAAGGATGCTCAAATGTTC CAGCACGTTGTCACTCGTCTTAAGGATGCTCAAATGTTCGTAGACTTTGTCACTCGTCTGAATTCTGTTGTTTGGGATTCAGACCTAGAGCCTTCTGATTTTGAAGAGAAGTGGTGTATGTTGATCAGTGAGTTTCAATTAGAAGATAATGCATGGTTGAAATATCTGTTTTCCAAGCGGCAAAGTTGGATTCCGGCGTATTATCGTGATATTCCACTTGGTTGTCTTTTAAGAACAACCCAACGCTTTGAGAGCAAAAACAACTTCTTTAAGCGCCTTGAGAATCCTCATGGCACACTTGTTGAATTTTGGATGCGCTTTCAGAGTGTTATGGATCAGCAACGGCACACCCTAAAATCTCTTGACAGAGATAGTGATCACTCCTTACCTCAAACTAAAACCCTTCTTAGCCTTGAGGTTCATGCATCCACTGTTTACACGCATGCACTCTTTTACGAATTCCAACAGCAGTGCGTTGATTCTCTAAACTCATGTAGTGCTGGGGATTCCTCAAGGGAGGGCAGTACAAGGTTTCTGGATGTTGAAGATTCTATCTTCCATAAGACTTATACTGTAGCATTTAATCCTACAACGTTTGATGCAACATGTTCATGCAAGATGTTTGAGAGGAAGGGATACATATGCAAACACATCATCTAG
- the LOC141632262 gene encoding uncharacterized protein LOC141632262, translated as MTTEKQMMWEQQPTQVSKMKNSGAMSFIGTFGSPTLDNKNDEMSRSVLSSFGAKEEEIEKKEMAVRDHLEAQLGRIEEESKHLAEIQFVIDQELEALQDPMRKEVALLRKRIDTVNKELKPLGITCQKKEREYKELLDAFNEKSKEKALLVAKLIETVGESEKLRTKKLEELRKHIESLK; from the exons ATGACAACAGAGAAGCAAATGATGTGGGAACAACAACCAACCCAAGTGAGCAAGATGAAAAATTCAGGTGCAATGAGTTTCATTGGTACATTTGGTAGTCCTACTTTAGACAACAAGAATGACGAGATGTCTCGATCAGTCTTATCGTCTTTTGGagcaaaagaagaagaaatcgaGAAGAAGGAGATGGCGGTTAGAGATCATCTCGAGGCTCAGTTAGGCCGTATTGAAGAAGAGTCTAAACACCTTGCAGAAATTC AATTTGTTATTGATCAGGAACTTGAGGCTCTACAAGACCCAATGAGGAAGGAAGTTGCGCTTTTGAGAAAGAGGATTGATACAGTCAATAAAGAGCTCAAGCCTCTTGGAATAACATGCCAGAAAAAG GAAAGAGAATACAAAGAACTTCTAGATGCATTCAATGAAAAGAGCAAGGAAAAAGCTCTACTAGTTGCAAAATTAATAGAG ACGGTGGGTGAAAGTGAGAAGCTAAGAACGAAGAAGTTGGAAGAGCTTAGGAAGCACATTGAATCATTAAAATAA